TAACAGATTTATTACACGTTTTAGTATAAATTGTAACAAAATAATAGACAAAGGGGATCGAAACCAGCTTTATGATAGTCTATTCGCACTTTTTATATTAGCACATGCATGTAAAGATTCGTGCTACCTACTATGCTTTATAAGTCTGACAGGCAGAGAACGAATAACAGGAAAACGGCTTTTGTATAACCTATTCAGTCATAATCATATTCAAATCTACCAACTGTGAAAAAAAAGTGAATTTTATTAGCGTAACGTTTTGCTTTTAAGCAGATATAGTTTATTTTTGCAGTCCAAAATAGGACTCATTTAGAGTTTTGTAATTGATTATTAAATATTTAGTCCCTATAATATGCCCCAAATTGGTAAAATAGCGCAGATTATCGGCCCAGTTGTTGACGTCAACTTCGCCGGCAATGAAAATCTTCCTAAAATCTATGATGCATTGTACATCGAGAAAGAGAATGGACAACGTATCGTTTTAGAGGTACAACAACACTTAGGTGAGGATTGTGTTCGTACTATTGCCATGGACGCTACCGAAGGATTGGTGCGTGGAATGAAAGTTGTAGACACAGGAGCTCCTATCAAAATGCCGATTGGTGAAGAAATCAAAGGACGTGTATTTAACGTTGTTGGTGACGCCATTGACGGGATCAAAAATCTAGACAAAACAAATGGTCGTCCTATTCACAATGTACCTCCTAAATTTGAAGACCTGTCAACAGAATCAGAAGTTCTTTTCACAGGTATCAAAGTAATCGATTTATTAGAGCCTTATGCTAAAGGTGGTAAAATCGGATTATTCGGTGGTGCCGGTGTAGGTAAAACAGTATTGATCCAGGAACTTATCAACAACATCGCTAAAGGTCACGGTGGTCTTTCCGTATTTGCTGGTGTAGGTGAGCGTACCCGTGAAGGGAATGACTTGCTTCGCGAGATGTTGGAGTCTGGTATTATCAAATATGGTGATCATTTCATGGAAGGCATGGAAAAAGGTGAATGGCCTTTGGAAACTGTTGATCAGGAATTGATGAAAGAATCAAAATGTACGTTTGTATTCGGTCAGATGAATGAGCCTCCGGGTGCTCGTGCTCGTGTAGCATTATCAGGACTGACTGTTGCGGAATACTTCCGTGATGGTGAAGGTGACGGACAAGGAAAAGACGTTCTTTTCTTTATCGATAACATCTTCCGTTTTACACAGGCAGGATCTGAGG
The Sphingobacterium spiritivorum genome window above contains:
- the atpD gene encoding F0F1 ATP synthase subunit beta: MPQIGKIAQIIGPVVDVNFAGNENLPKIYDALYIEKENGQRIVLEVQQHLGEDCVRTIAMDATEGLVRGMKVVDTGAPIKMPIGEEIKGRVFNVVGDAIDGIKNLDKTNGRPIHNVPPKFEDLSTESEVLFTGIKVIDLLEPYAKGGKIGLFGGAGVGKTVLIQELINNIAKGHGGLSVFAGVGERTREGNDLLREMLESGIIKYGDHFMEGMEKGEWPLETVDQELMKESKCTFVFGQMNEPPGARARVALSGLTVAEYFRDGEGDGQGKDVLFFIDNIFRFTQAGSEVSALLGRMPSAVGYQPTLATEMGLMQERITSTKNGSITSVQAVYVPADDLTDPAPATTFAHLDATTVLSRKIAELGIYPAVDPLDSTSRILSPAVLGDEHYNTAQRVKEILQRYKELQDIIAILGMDELSEEDKQTVHRARRVQRFLSQPFHVAEQFTGLKGVLVDIKDTIKGFNMIIDGEVDEYPEAAFNLVGSIEEAIEKGKKLLAEAV